The stretch of DNA AAAGGGCACGCTGATCGTTGGACTGTTCGATCCTGAAGGATGAGGATTCCGCTGCTTTCTGTATCCGGGAAAGGGCGTCGGGTGCTCTGATGCCGGCGACGGCGGCAAGGAAGGTCTCCCATGAGACCAGGTCGCCCTCAGACCGTACCCTGAAGAGGTCGAAGACCTCATCCCTGTCAGGTGCCGAAGAGTCCATATAGGCCGAGAACGCCGCGAGGCGATCGGTGGCATTCGCCGCCGTCTCGAACTGCTCCCTGATCAGGGCGTGGACCGGCGGTGTGTCGAGGGGCGCAAGTGTCTGGAGGAGCAGGTTCTTCACCTGCCGCTCCTTTATCGCCGCAGGGCTCCGTCCTGCCGGCGCGGCGGCGTACCTGCGGTAGAGGTCCACCAGCCCGTCCTGGTGCCGCCCGGCGATCCCCTGCAGGAGGCGCCGACGCGCCGTGTGGAGGAGCGTGTAGCGGTGGGCAAAACGCGGCTCTTCCACCGACTCGAAGACCGTCAGGAACTGCCCGCCGGCGGCTGACATCAGGGACCGGTCGGCGATCAGGTCATAGTAGAGGTCGCAGAACGCCGGGGACGGCACCGCACCGGGATCCTCGAGGAGCCTGAGCATCTCGGCCCCGGCAAGCGACTGGAAAGCGCAGAACCTCCCGATGAGATCGGCATCATGCCGGGCCCGGAGGTGCCGCTCCTCAGGGGTTGCGTCGTCGACCACCCGACCGTAGAACGAGTAGCCCCGGTTTGCCGCGACAAAGGCCGGTGCGTCGACGTCCTCAAAGAGGATCTCCTCATGCCGCCCGGTGACAAGGTGCGTCGTTTCGGCACGGTCGCGCCCCTTTCTGTCCACCAGTGCCACGACAAACGGGAACGTCCAGGGTTCGGCGCCTGCGGGCGTTTCCTGCTCGAGGGCGATCCTGCAGGTCCGGGCGTCAGGGTCATACCGGTGCGTCATCCTGACGATGGGAAAGCCGGTCTGCTTCAGCCAGACCCGGGCCATATCGTCGAAACGCCGGCCTGCGACCTCCCCGATCGCATCGAGCCAGTCCTGCCGCGAGGCATTGGCGTGGGCGAAGCGTCGGTGGTAGCGATCGAGCGAGCGCGCGAAGGCCTCTTTTCCCATCAGGGTCTCGATCATCCTGACGAATTCCGGGGCCTTCACATAGGTGACGCCGGTGATCAGTTCGTTCGGGTCATTGAAGCCGTCGGGCTCGATCGGCATGGCGGCGGCCCCTGCGTCGAGGGCGAAGGTTCCGCCCTCAGGCGAGATCAGGTCGATCACCGTCTGGATGCGGGCATAGTCATCCCCGAAGAGGAAGCCGAAGTGGGCGTTCTCGATGTGCACGGTCACCGCCTCGTTGAGCCAGAGCTCGAACGGGCTCTTTCCGGTCACCTCAGAGCCGTTGAGGTTGTGGTAATACTCGTGGACCTTCACCCGCACCATATACTCGTAGGCATGGTCGGTCATCGCCGGGAAGGGCATGATCCGGTTGGTGGTGATCGTGGTGTTGCCGACGTTCTCCATCCCGCCGTAGTCCGAGTTCTGCATCCCGATCTCGCGGTAGACCGTCCCGGTGTAGGCATAACCCGGCACGATCGCCTGCACGCCCTCCGCGAGCGCGGCCCTCAGGGCGGCGAGGCGCTCTACATCCCCGGCGTCTCTTGCCCGATCGCGCTCATGGCAGAGGTCCCAGAGTTTCTGGCGCAGGGGGATGCCCTGGTAGCGTTCAGGCCCGGTGAAGAGGTACACCCAGAGGACGCCGTCTGCCAGCACCTCCAGCGCCTGCCGTGCGATCTCTTCGTCTGATCCCGGCGGCACGAGGAGTTCGAGGGTGAAGGTGCGGCCGTCCGGGTACTCGAAGGGTCTGGAGAATGTTGCATAGGTGCCCACGCCCAGGAAAAAGAGGTACGGGGCCATCGGGGTCGTGGTGTTGTCGTAGGTGATGGCGACCCGCCCGTTCCCGCACGGTTTTCTCCTGGAGAGGGCGTCGCCGTTTGAAATGATATTCGTATAGCGCCCGTCGGCGATGATCGTCGTCGTGTAGGTGCACTTTGCCGTCATGTCGTCGAAACACGGGACGATCCGCTGGAACCCCCACTGCTGGCACTGGGTGATCTGGGTCGGCGGCGCACCGCCCGGGGTCTCGTCATAGTAGAGTCCTTCGAGGATATGGCTGGACGGGCGGCAGCGGGTGCGGGCGGCGAGGTGGAGTTCGGTGCCCGGGAGGAGGGGTGCGTCGAAGATAAAGGAGAGACGGTGGTTTTTCCGGTCATATCTGATCGCCGCCGGGTACTCTTCGCACTGTGCGGCAAGCACCTCGAGGCTCCGGGCATTGAGGTCGAGGGAGGAAACCGGTGCGTCCTTCACCCGCACCTGCATCCGCGAGGCGACCTCGGTGTGGTCGTCCCGGACCGAGAAGGTGAGGTCCATATGGATGACGTCGACCGGCAGCTCTCCAAAATCTTCAGGATAATATGTGAAAAGGCGTGTCATCGGGTTCAAGTCAGAATAGGCCCCGATACCGGATTATCTTTCCGGCATGATGGCGGCGAGCATCGACCTGACCCGGCCGATCGGGATGCCTCCCTCGGCAAGGACGCAGACCGCCCCTTCCTCAGTCGGGGCGGCGATAAGTACTCCATCTGGTGTTTCGAGAATCACGCCGGAGAACGCCCCGGCGTGTACGGCCCCGGCAAGGGTCCGGGCTGATTCGATCGCTGCGAGAACCCTGCTGCAGGCAAGGCCTGCAGGGCGGGAGCCCGAGATGACGTGGAGATCTGTGCCCCGGCACTCCGCCACCATCAAAACGCCTGCTTCAGGCCCGGGAGCGGGCCGGGACGAGACCGGGGGCGAGATTGGGGGCGTGGCAGGAGGGGCACTGGAGGGGGGTAACGATGCCTCCTGAACCGCTCTGCCCTGATCGTGGACCGGGACGCCGTGGTCGCGGCACCATGCCGCCGCCCGGTCGAATTCCTCCTCGGTGTATTTGCAGAGCGAAAATTTGACCGCGTCCTGCGAGAGCAGGTACTCCTTTGCCGCGTTGCCGCGAAGGGTGATGCTCCCGTGCCTGAAACAGTACGCCAGCGCCTCGCCCCGCCTGATCAGCATGAACCCCTCGCCTTCCTGGACGAAAATCCGCACTTTTCCGAGAAACCGTGCGGTATGCGAGTATACCCAGGAGAGCGGGGCCTCCATCATGCCAAGGCTGGTCCCTTCGGGGAGTGTGGTTGTCATATCACCGATGCGATAAGGTCGAGGTTCTTCTTCATCTCGTAGCGGACGCGCCCGGGATTGGCGCCGGGTTCGAGGAGGACGGCGAGGACGTCGCCGCCAGGGAGGGGCATCATGAGCAGGACGCCGCCGCCCGCTTCGATGAGGACGCCGGCGAATCCATCCGCCCCGAGGTCTCCTGCAAGGCTGTTCCAGGATACCGCAGCCGCCGGGATGAGGGGGGCCGCCGCCTCCCAGTCGGCGGCGCCCGCCTCCCCGCGCACCCGGCCGTCGGGTCCAGCGACGCAGGCGCCGATTGCCCCTGCAATCAGGAGTTTGCCAAGTGCGAACGTGAGCATACCAACCGTCCTATGCCTTCAGGGCGAGGATATCCTGCCTGATCCGTGCGGCGACGTTCTCACCGAGTGCCGGTCCGACCGCCCGGTGGCATGCCTCCGCAAGCGCCGGCAGATCGGCCGGGGTGAGGTCTGCAGGGCTTTTGCCCAGAGACTTCTTCGTGCACTTTAAGAGCACGATCCCGGCCGAAGGGCCGAGGTCTTCCCTGAGGACCGCAGTCAAACGCTCGTTCAGCGCCATGGCGTCTCCTCTCACTCACCCTCTTCCCGCGAGAGCGCATCCAGGATCTTGTAGGAGTTGATCATCCTGTTGAACGAGGAGGCGAGGTCCCCGATCTCATCGTTGGTCATCACGTGCACCTCGGAGTTCTTCAGGTCGCCCATGGAGACCGAGCGTGCGACCTCTGAGAGCTGGGTGATGGGGCTTGTGATGCTGCTTGCAAGGAAGAAGCTCCACATCACCACGATGGAGAGCGTCACGAGCGTCAGGAGGAAGATCGTCGCCGGCAGACCGATGCTTGACACGATGCCGCCCGTGTCGCCGGCCGCCATGAGACCGATCAGGGCGATCGGGATCACCGCTACAAAGAGCATGCTCACGAAGAGCTTGTAGAATATGGGGATCTGGAGTGTCAGACTCCTCTCCGCCGTACCTGTCCGGGCCATTCCATCCATGCAGGGTTATTATCAGAATCACAATTTAAATATTCTCTTTTTGATTTGTAAGGTATGGTCAATTCAAAGTTAAATTAAAAATAATTTTTGGCGATCTGCCCGTCGTCGCCGGGCATCATCAGGGAAATTGTGCGGCGGGTGAATACGGAAATGCAGGATCACGGAAAAAATGGCTCCTCTGGCAGGATGGGGGTGAAGCGGGTAAAAATGGCTGATCAGGGGTGGTGGACGCATCTCCTGCAGGAGCGGCAGAGCCGGGAATCACAGGTATCAAATATTCCGGGCTGTCTGCTCCTTGCGTGCCCGCATGCTGATCTTTATCTCTGGAAATCTTCCAGCAGGTTCTTCTGGTCCCGCACCTGCAGGTTTGCTGCAAAGGTGCGGGCGAGCAGCGGATTTACCGCCTGTGGGGGCAGGTTGAGAGAAGCGGCAGTTTTTCTGGTGAGTTCCGTCAGGTCGGTGGGACCTTCACCGCTGCCTGCACGTACGGCTGTGTGGATCCTCTGGAGATATGCAAGCGCCCGGTCCATCTGAAGATATGCCTCCCGCCCCCTCCTCGGTTTATCCCATGCCGAGAGAACCACGCGAATGCCGGCAAGCCCCCGGAGCCGTTTTATGGACTGTACCGACGCAATGGCGTCGTCATAGACCGGGAGTTCTCCCGCCACCGGTAGTGCGTCGCCGGAGAAGAGCGCCCCCTCGCTCTGCATAAAGAGCGAGATGGATCCCGGGGAATGGCCCGGCGTATGGAGCACGTTGAGGTTCATGTCCCGAGTTTTATCGGGCGCTATGATCTCTCCGTCGGCGAGTTCGCGATCGACCTGCACCGGTCCGCCGACCAGTGAGGCAAACCCCGGCACCGGACGCTCGCGGTTCTGAAGATCCACGTCCTCGATCCATCCCCGTTCGGCCGGGTGTGCAGCGATCGTGCAGCCGGTCGCCCTCTGGATCGCCCGTGCTGCTCCGATATGATCGGGATGCGCGTGGGTCAGGATGATCGATGCAATCTCTGAGGGGTCTCGGCCGGCGGACCTGATGGCATCGAAGATCTGCGTCTCGCATCCGGCCACCCCGGTGTCGATAAGGGTAATCGTCTCACCGTAGACGAGGTAACAGTACACGAACCGGTCGAGTGCCATTCCCGGCGCTATAACAATTTTAAACGAAATTTTGAGTGCGTGGATGAAAGGCGCTATCCGCATTCGATCGTCTCTGCGCACATCCTCATCATCGTCCCTGAGTACTGCCGTCACGTCCTCACCTCTGGTCAATCGTCATGCATGTCCTCTCAGCCTGATCCCGGACATCTGTTGGGGTGCCCATCGAGGATAATGGTGCTGCCCCCCCGGTGTTCACGGTTCCGATCAGATGATCGGGACCGCGCCGGTCCTGGCAGATGCACGCCTCCCTGAGAACAGTCAGGATGAAGTATTTTGGCGATAGGGAAAGGGATTTTCTTGCCGGGGAACGATCAGGTGATGAAGAGAGATCGCCGTCTTTTGAAAAACCGGTGCCCTGCCGGGTGAGAGATGTGATAAAAGTGCGAGGAGCCGGATTCGAACCGGCGAACGCCTGCGCGAATAGGCCCTGAATCAAATACGTATTGTTGGCGATAGGTTTATCATTTTCAGGGGCCATTATCCCGTATGCAGGAGAGGTACGACCGGACGAAGATCCCACAACTGACCCCCGCGGAGAACACCGGAATATTAACACAATATGTCCGGCACTGTGAACTTGCCCGGGCAACACCGGCGACGATCACGAACAAGGTTGCACGCATGGCCCCGTTCCTGAAGTGGGCCGGGGTCAAGGCTGATGAAGTCACGCCGACGATGGTTGAAGATTATTTTTTGGATCGGATGGATCGGTTATCCCTTCACACCATCGACGGCGACGTTATCGAGTTCCGAGTGTTCTTCAAATGGCTTTTAGGTGAAGAGAAGGCGAAAGCGCTTCTTAAAAACATCAAAAAGTCGCATAAGAAACGTGAGTTGCCGGTTGAACAACTCCTGACCCGCGAAGATGTGCAAAGCCTGATCGGTGTCTGTGAACGGCAACGCGACCGCGCCCTTATTGCGCTCCTGTGGGATTCCGGCGCCCGGATAACCGAAGTCCTGAATATCGACGTGGGCGATCTCGCCTTCGATCGATACGGCGCGACGGTGATCGTGGACGGCAAGACCGGACGCCGAAAGCTCCGGCTTGTTTCCAGCGTGCC from Methanofollis liminatans DSM 4140 encodes:
- a CDS encoding M1 family metallopeptidase — its product is MTRLFTYYPEDFGELPVDVIHMDLTFSVRDDHTEVASRMQVRVKDAPVSSLDLNARSLEVLAAQCEEYPAAIRYDRKNHRLSFIFDAPLLPGTELHLAARTRCRPSSHILEGLYYDETPGGAPPTQITQCQQWGFQRIVPCFDDMTAKCTYTTTIIADGRYTNIISNGDALSRRKPCGNGRVAITYDNTTTPMAPYLFFLGVGTYATFSRPFEYPDGRTFTLELLVPPGSDEEIARQALEVLADGVLWVYLFTGPERYQGIPLRQKLWDLCHERDRARDAGDVERLAALRAALAEGVQAIVPGYAYTGTVYREIGMQNSDYGGMENVGNTTITTNRIMPFPAMTDHAYEYMVRVKVHEYYHNLNGSEVTGKSPFELWLNEAVTVHIENAHFGFLFGDDYARIQTVIDLISPEGGTFALDAGAAAMPIEPDGFNDPNELITGVTYVKAPEFVRMIETLMGKEAFARSLDRYHRRFAHANASRQDWLDAIGEVAGRRFDDMARVWLKQTGFPIVRMTHRYDPDARTCRIALEQETPAGAEPWTFPFVVALVDRKGRDRAETTHLVTGRHEEILFEDVDAPAFVAANRGYSFYGRVVDDATPEERHLRARHDADLIGRFCAFQSLAGAEMLRLLEDPGAVPSPAFCDLYYDLIADRSLMSAAGGQFLTVFESVEEPRFAHRYTLLHTARRRLLQGIAGRHQDGLVDLYRRYAAAPAGRSPAAIKERQVKNLLLQTLAPLDTPPVHALIREQFETAANATDRLAAFSAYMDSSAPDRDEVFDLFRVRSEGDLVSWETFLAAVAGIRAPDALSRIQKAAESSSFRIEQSNDQRALFGRFARNRPLSLETGEGREYLGEVLSGLAVINEYNTVGALEVFGALDQMGEDDQAPLVAVLLRIMRAADPQEQPSVYNTARRLLHGAPHAVAAYIRSFGPAPELADLPHPGPVGDTTNEHI
- a CDS encoding roadblock/LC7 domain-containing protein — protein: MLTFALGKLLIAGAIGACVAGPDGRVRGEAGAADWEAAAPLIPAAAVSWNSLAGDLGADGFAGVLIEAGGGVLLMMPLPGGDVLAVLLEPGANPGRVRYEMKKNLDLIASVI
- a CDS encoding HAMP domain-containing protein encodes the protein MDGMARTGTAERSLTLQIPIFYKLFVSMLFVAVIPIALIGLMAAGDTGGIVSSIGLPATIFLLTLVTLSIVVMWSFFLASSITSPITQLSEVARSVSMGDLKNSEVHVMTNDEIGDLASSFNRMINSYKILDALSREEGE
- a CDS encoding MBL fold metallo-hydrolase, whose amino-acid sequence is MTAVLRDDDEDVRRDDRMRIAPFIHALKISFKIVIAPGMALDRFVYCYLVYGETITLIDTGVAGCETQIFDAIRSAGRDPSEIASIILTHAHPDHIGAARAIQRATGCTIAAHPAERGWIEDVDLQNRERPVPGFASLVGGPVQVDRELADGEIIAPDKTRDMNLNVLHTPGHSPGSISLFMQSEGALFSGDALPVAGELPVYDDAIASVQSIKRLRGLAGIRVVLSAWDKPRRGREAYLQMDRALAYLQRIHTAVRAGSGEGPTDLTELTRKTAASLNLPPQAVNPLLARTFAANLQVRDQKNLLEDFQR